The Mercenaria mercenaria strain notata chromosome 10, MADL_Memer_1, whole genome shotgun sequence genome contains a region encoding:
- the LOC123560708 gene encoding protein Spindly-like isoform X2, which yields MDDKSDRVKSLEEELKDQQQKLYKAAELGKMLLDENEELKTKMDEIRKSADKKVELIEQERHTIQVKLEQKNSMEAWYNEEISHLKQQLADRNSNLQETLESEKQQEVNRLTRQIDELRADLDQAAVVESQLRQRMSETEDLLKERLNQTEADIGSRTFGTSEEVSILQEEVENLQLDVTSLKSQLIEKKSELNATVSEIENLRGRLVARDEELEDIKCQFTSVNNMLEQVRMEKLDLNCQLDALRMETSSHRKKGNSLFSELDDRRVEAESKLIALTVANQTLQEKYSVEKQQNNKYKRQISQLLLQMSSGRVDSEYVTNLESKLAQARNELKTLMEEKSQLLDKQTEMKLVSGLSNTDTEDQDYKEYLVTVIKGKEQELQKTKQELNHKNLLLLDQKSRTSSQDAKIVQLEAEKDRLRSHNMKLSVKLEELRLKYDPDSVKKSGVLVVKRTEKIPLDDQDEVNITETTLNDTAINQSQSVQKTSGENSQPLVEKVNNIQKTLTEPEKCTFSKYIKKKSVSISDDVTEHTIERESDQDRGSENEPDIKQKGRKLTTVKHISNVKPTMDVNECKSQ from the exons GCAGCAGAGTTAGGGAAGATGCTCCTGGATGAAAATgaagaattaaaaacaaaaatggatGAAATCAGGAAGTCTGCTGACAAGAAAGTGGAg TTAATAGAGCAGGAGAGACACACAATTCAGGTGAAGCTGGAACAGAAGAATAGCATGGAGGCGTGGTATAATGAAGAAATATCCCATCTAAAGCAACAGTTAGCTGACAGAAACAGCAATCTACAAGAAACACTGGAGTCTGAAAAACAGCAGGAAGTTAACAGGCTTACAAGACAA ATTGATGAACTACGTGCAGACTTGGATCAAGCAGCTGTTGTGGAATCCCAGTTGAGGCAGAGGATGTCTGAAACAGAAGATTTACTCAAAGAGAGGCTGAATCAAACTGAGGCTGACATTGGGTCAAGGACATTTGGTACATCAGAGGAAGTCAGTATTCTGCAAGAGGAAGTGGAAAATCTTCAGCTGGACGTT ACAAGTTTGAAGTCCCAACTGATAGAGAAGAAGTCTGAGTTAAATGCCACTGTGTCAGAAATAGAGAATCTGCGAGGGAGACTTGTTGCACGTGATGAGGAGTTAGAAGACATCAAATGTCAGTTCACCTCTGTGAATAATATGCTGGAG CAAGTGAGAATGGAGAAACTGGATTTGAACTGCCAGTTAGATGCTCTTCGAATGGAGACTAGCTCTCACAGGAAAAAAGGCAACTCACTTTTCTCAGAG cTGGATGATCGCCGTGTAGAGGCAGAGAGCAAACTGATTGCACTAACTGTGGCAAATCAGACACTTCAAGAGAAATACAGTGTCgagaaacaacaaaacaacaagtaCAAA agacagatatcACAGTTATTGCTACAGATGAGCTCTGGCAGAGTGGACAGCGAGTATGTGACTAACCTAGAGTCAAAGCTTGCCCAAGCAAGAAATGAATTGAAGACATTAATGGAGGAAAAATCACAACTGCTTGATAAACAG ACGGAGATGAAGCTAGTTTCAGGCTTGAGTAACACAGACACTGAAGACCAAGATTACAAAGAGTATCTTGTTACTGTTATAAAAGGCAAAGA GCAAGAGTTACAGAAGACCAAGCAGGAGCTGAACCACAAAAATCTACTCTTGTTAGACCAGAAAAGTCGAACGTCCAGTCAAGATGCCAAAATTGTACAGCTTGAAGCAGAAAAGGACAGGTTACGCAGCCATAACATGAAACTATCAGTCAAGCTGGAAGAATTAAGGCTAAAATATGACCCAG attcagtGAAGAAGTCTGGAGTCTTGGTTGTAAAAAGGACTGAAAAAATACCCCTGGATGACCAGGATGAAGTGAACATCACAGAAACTACTTTGAATGACACAGCCATTAACCAGTCACAAAGTGTACAAAAAACTAGTGGAGAAAATTCACAACCATTGGTAGAAAAAGTGAACAATATTCAGAAAACATTAACCGAACcagaaaaatgtacattttctaagtacattaaaaaaaaatcggtGTCTATTTCAGACGATGTGACAGAACACACGATAGAGAGAGAAAGTGACCAGGACAGAGGATCTGAAAACGAACCTGATATTAAACAGAAAGGCCGAAAACTCACTACAGTCAAACATATATCTAATGTTAAACCCACAATGGATGTAAATGAATGTAAAAGTCAATAA
- the LOC123560708 gene encoding protein Spindly-like isoform X1 translates to MDDKSDRVKSLEEELKDQQQKLYKAAELGKMLLDENEELKTKMDEIRKSADKKVELIEQERHTIQVKLEQKNSMEAWYNEEISHLKQQLADRNSNLQETLESEKQQEVNRLTRQIDELRADLDQAAVVESQLRQRMSETEDLLKERLNQTEADIGSRTFGTSEEVSILQEEVENLQLDVTSLKSQLIEKKSELNATVSEIENLRGRLVARDEELEDIKCQFTSVNNMLEQVRMEKLDLNCQLDALRMETSSHRKKGNSLFSELDDRRVEAESKLIALTVANQTLQEKYSVEKQQNNKYKRQISQLLLQMSSGRVDSEYVTNLESKLAQARNELKTLMEEKSQLLDKQQTEMKLVSGLSNTDTEDQDYKEYLVTVIKGKEQELQKTKQELNHKNLLLLDQKSRTSSQDAKIVQLEAEKDRLRSHNMKLSVKLEELRLKYDPDSVKKSGVLVVKRTEKIPLDDQDEVNITETTLNDTAINQSQSVQKTSGENSQPLVEKVNNIQKTLTEPEKCTFSKYIKKKSVSISDDVTEHTIERESDQDRGSENEPDIKQKGRKLTTVKHISNVKPTMDVNECKSQ, encoded by the exons GCAGCAGAGTTAGGGAAGATGCTCCTGGATGAAAATgaagaattaaaaacaaaaatggatGAAATCAGGAAGTCTGCTGACAAGAAAGTGGAg TTAATAGAGCAGGAGAGACACACAATTCAGGTGAAGCTGGAACAGAAGAATAGCATGGAGGCGTGGTATAATGAAGAAATATCCCATCTAAAGCAACAGTTAGCTGACAGAAACAGCAATCTACAAGAAACACTGGAGTCTGAAAAACAGCAGGAAGTTAACAGGCTTACAAGACAA ATTGATGAACTACGTGCAGACTTGGATCAAGCAGCTGTTGTGGAATCCCAGTTGAGGCAGAGGATGTCTGAAACAGAAGATTTACTCAAAGAGAGGCTGAATCAAACTGAGGCTGACATTGGGTCAAGGACATTTGGTACATCAGAGGAAGTCAGTATTCTGCAAGAGGAAGTGGAAAATCTTCAGCTGGACGTT ACAAGTTTGAAGTCCCAACTGATAGAGAAGAAGTCTGAGTTAAATGCCACTGTGTCAGAAATAGAGAATCTGCGAGGGAGACTTGTTGCACGTGATGAGGAGTTAGAAGACATCAAATGTCAGTTCACCTCTGTGAATAATATGCTGGAG CAAGTGAGAATGGAGAAACTGGATTTGAACTGCCAGTTAGATGCTCTTCGAATGGAGACTAGCTCTCACAGGAAAAAAGGCAACTCACTTTTCTCAGAG cTGGATGATCGCCGTGTAGAGGCAGAGAGCAAACTGATTGCACTAACTGTGGCAAATCAGACACTTCAAGAGAAATACAGTGTCgagaaacaacaaaacaacaagtaCAAA agacagatatcACAGTTATTGCTACAGATGAGCTCTGGCAGAGTGGACAGCGAGTATGTGACTAACCTAGAGTCAAAGCTTGCCCAAGCAAGAAATGAATTGAAGACATTAATGGAGGAAAAATCACAACTGCTTGATAAACAG CAGACGGAGATGAAGCTAGTTTCAGGCTTGAGTAACACAGACACTGAAGACCAAGATTACAAAGAGTATCTTGTTACTGTTATAAAAGGCAAAGA GCAAGAGTTACAGAAGACCAAGCAGGAGCTGAACCACAAAAATCTACTCTTGTTAGACCAGAAAAGTCGAACGTCCAGTCAAGATGCCAAAATTGTACAGCTTGAAGCAGAAAAGGACAGGTTACGCAGCCATAACATGAAACTATCAGTCAAGCTGGAAGAATTAAGGCTAAAATATGACCCAG attcagtGAAGAAGTCTGGAGTCTTGGTTGTAAAAAGGACTGAAAAAATACCCCTGGATGACCAGGATGAAGTGAACATCACAGAAACTACTTTGAATGACACAGCCATTAACCAGTCACAAAGTGTACAAAAAACTAGTGGAGAAAATTCACAACCATTGGTAGAAAAAGTGAACAATATTCAGAAAACATTAACCGAACcagaaaaatgtacattttctaagtacattaaaaaaaaatcggtGTCTATTTCAGACGATGTGACAGAACACACGATAGAGAGAGAAAGTGACCAGGACAGAGGATCTGAAAACGAACCTGATATTAAACAGAAAGGCCGAAAACTCACTACAGTCAAACATATATCTAATGTTAAACCCACAATGGATGTAAATGAATGTAAAAGTCAATAA